Part of the Marinitoga litoralis genome, TAATTTTTTCATATTATAATATGAAATGAATCCGTTCAACAGAAACGCTAATGCAACTACTAAAGATACCAAAAAAATGGTTTTGAAGCCCATTGTTTGATGAAATTTAATTTTTTTCATAATACCCTTCCTTTCACAAAATTTTTTACTTCCTTATCTATTGATATTAGATCATTAAAATCACCAATTTTTGCATTTTCATTAATAAATTTATCAATTGCTTGATATATTAATTTATAAATTTCTGTATATTTGATTTTTCTTTCTAAAAATAATTGAACTGCAATTTCATCAGCTGCATTATAAACAATTTGTAATTTTTGATTTCCTAAAATATCAAAAGCTAATTTTAAAGCTGGATATCTATTATAATCAACTTTTTCAAATTTTATTGGTTCTAAAGTTAAGTCTGGATAATTATATTCATATATCCTTTGAGGATAAGTTATTGAATATGCAATTGGTATCGTCATACTCGGAACACCATAATGAAATTTCATAACGCCATCTGGGTAACCCACTATTGCGTGTATATGACTATTTCTATTAATTAAAACATCAATATTTTCCTTTTCTAAATTAAATAAATGATACGCTTCTATAACTTCTAACCCTTTGTTTACCATAGTGGCAGAATCTACTGTAATTCTTTTTCCCATTGACCAAACAGGATGATTCAATACATCATTTACAGTAACTTCATTGAGTTTTTCTACTGGCCAATCTCTTAAAGCACCTCCTGAAGCGGTTATAATTATTTTTGAAGGTTTAAAATCTCCTAATTTTAATTGGAATAAAGCACTATGTTCACTATCAACAGGAATAATTTCAGTATTATTTTGTTTGGCATATTCAAGTAGCATATTTCCACCACAAACTATTGATTCTTTATTGGCTAATCCGATTCTTTTTGAAACTTCAATAGCTTTTAATGTATGTTTAATACCAATTGCTCCTCCTGTAGCTACTAAAACAAAGTCTGGTTTGGATTTTTCTAACATTTCCAATGTTGAATCCTTTCCAGTTAATATCTTTGTCCCATTAAATTCTTCAAGTTCAGCATTTTCAATAGCTGCATATTCTGGATTCCATTTTTTAATTATTTCAATCATTTTTTTTACATTGCTTCCAGCACTTATACCTACCAATTCAAAATCAAAATTTTTTGTTTTTAAAAATTCTAAAACCTCTAAAGTTTGGGTACCAATTGATCCTGTAACTCCTGTGATTGCTATTCTCATATTAATCCTCCTTCAATTTCTTGTTTTATTTATTATATCATAATAATAAAAAACACTTGTGTCGAAAAACTAGTTCAGACTGTCGACAAAATAAAATATGAAAAAAATAGTATGAGGGAATCCTTGAAAATTCTCGAAAAAACATTAATGTAATTAAATATGTTATAATAAAAATAAAATTTATATATATTTTACATTATTGTATTTTTAGAATAACATATTTATATATATAATAATATTATCGTAATTTTTAATTATACGAGATATTCCTGTAAGGAAAAATGGAGTTGAAAAAAATATCGCCTCCTGATAATATAAAAGTGAGAGACCAATATAAATCAGGAGGCGATACA contains:
- the dxr gene encoding 1-deoxy-D-xylulose-5-phosphate reductoisomerase; its protein translation is MRIAITGVTGSIGTQTLEVLEFLKTKNFDFELVGISAGSNVKKMIEIIKKWNPEYAAIENAELEEFNGTKILTGKDSTLEMLEKSKPDFVLVATGGAIGIKHTLKAIEVSKRIGLANKESIVCGGNMLLEYAKQNNTEIIPVDSEHSALFQLKLGDFKPSKIIITASGGALRDWPVEKLNEVTVNDVLNHPVWSMGKRITVDSATMVNKGLEVIEAYHLFNLEKENIDVLINRNSHIHAIVGYPDGVMKFHYGVPSMTIPIAYSITYPQRIYEYNYPDLTLEPIKFEKVDYNRYPALKLAFDILGNQKLQIVYNAADEIAVQLFLERKIKYTEIYKLIYQAIDKFINENAKIGDFNDLISIDKEVKNFVKGRVL